A window of the Brassica napus cultivar Da-Ae chromosome C5, Da-Ae, whole genome shotgun sequence genome harbors these coding sequences:
- the LOC106425163 gene encoding helicase-like transcription factor CHR27 isoform X2, producing MMESAIDISSGSSSDEEVSVEPIREEVKTRKNPPWLDGSTSFPQKVSSAANTQPKARPPNPASRYGASSYVSRPRDCSTGNDKSIVNSRTSSVPSGVDYEKKPPPSQQPLKRTLPPSFNTAPIPPRSATNSISHGNVGRFGADYSTSSAVRNKSAFGDRHRGAHSEIGIHRGMNGVRILPPSMTLGTSASSPLHYGGPSDPMHRVGVGEDMNSENDERLIYQAALQDLNQPKTEIDLPPGILSVPLMRHQKIALAWMFQKETTSLHCSGGILADDQGLGKTVSMIALILKQKFESQLKSEISTKGEAEILDLDADDELENAKHESKSHAKPELNSRNSETTVLSIKEEAEILDLDADDESENAKHESESRAKTELKVLTNSETTVLSVGDSDENDSSDTEKVKDEEASTSVREFKRKRPAAGTLVVCPASLVRQWARELDEKVSDESKLSVLVYHGGNRTKDPVELAKYDVVVTTYAIVTNEAPKQSLLDDDENDEDNNQKHGNKKKRKVAMKASKKSKKRGRKSMDGSSFDSDCGTLSRVGWLRVVLDEAQTIKNHTTQVARACCTLRAKRRWCLSGTPIQNTIDDLYSYFRFLRYNPYAVYKSFYHTIKVPISKSSLHGYKKLQAVLKAIMLRRTKGTLLDGKPIINLPPKKISLSKVDFSVEERSFYKKLEADSRSQFKAYAAAGTLGQNYGNILLMLLRLRQACDHPQLVNGYNSDPLGKESEEAVERLPREARINLLNRLESSSAICNICDVNAEIHRKTLLLRCVGMYFAISVFQNISLGMRTCALYGDAEKTLGVMLFSLNLPLENASPMIQDVVLHRIDQLFEKASLVHQKLRLS from the exons ATGATGGAATCCGCTATCGATATTAGTTCAGGTAGTAGCAGCGATGAAGAGGTATCAGTAGAGCCCATTAGGGAAGAAGTTAAAACCAGGAAGAATCCCCCTTGGCTAGATG GCAGCACTAGTTTTCCTCAAAAGGTTTCCTCTGCTGCTAATACTCAACCTAAAGCCAGACCTCCAAATCCTGCTTCTCGCTATGGTGCCTCTAGTTATGTATCTCGCCCAAGAGACTGCTCTACAGGGAATGACAAGAGCATTGTTAACTCGAGGACTTCCAGTGTTCCTTCTGGTGTAGATTATGAGAAGAAGCCGCCACCTTCTCAACAACCTCTGAAAAGAACCCTTCCACCATCTTTTAATACGGCTCCTATTCCTCCAAGAAGTGCTACTAACAGTATAAGCCATGGCAACGTGGGTCGCTTTGGTGCGGACTATAGTACTAGTTCTGCTGTACGCAACAAGAGTGCGTTTGGTGATCGTCACCGTGGAGCTCATTCTGAGATAGGAATTCATCGTGGCATGAATGGGGTTAGGATCCTTCCTCCATCTATGACCCTTGGAACATCTGCATCCTCTCCGTTACATTATGGTGGCCCAAGCGATCCAATGCACAGGGTTGGCGTTGGTGAAGACATGAATTCTGAAAACGACGAGAGGTTGATCTATCAGGCTGCGCTACAG GATTTGAATCAACCCAAGACCGAGATTGATCTACCTCCTGGTATTCTTTCAGTTCCTCTTATGAGGCATCAG AAAATTGCATTGGCGTGGATGTTTCAGAAGGAAACAACTAGTTTGCACTGTTCGGGAGGGATATTAGCAGATGATCAG GGACTTGGTAAGACAGTTTCGATGATTGCTCTTATCCTGAAGCAAAAGTTTGAGTCACAATTGAAGTCTGAAATCTCAACCAAGGGAGAAGCTGAAATATTGGACCTGGATGCTGATGATGAGTTAGAAAATGCAAAGCATGAAAGTAAAAGTCATGCAAAACCAGAGCTCAATTCAAGGAACAGTGAGACCACGGTTCTGTCTATTAAGGAAGAAGCTGAAATATTGGATCTGGATGCTGATGATGAGTCAGAAAATGCAAAACATGAGAGTGAAAGTCGCGCAAAAACAGAGCTCAAGGTTTTAACCAACAGTGAGACCACGGTTCTGAGTGTTGGTGATAGTGATGAGAATGACAGTTCAGATACGGAGAAAGTCAAAGATGAAGAAGCGAGTACTTCAGTAAGGGAGTTTAAAAGAAAGAGACCAGCTGCTGGTACATTAGTTGTTTGTCCAGCGAGTCTTGTGAGGCAATGGGCAAGAGAGCTTGATGAGAAGGTTTCTGATGAATCTAAACTTTCTGTTTTAGTCTACCATGGTGGTAATAGGACCAAAGATCCTGTGGAGTTAGCAAAATATGATGTGGTTGTCACAACTTACGCCATTGTTACCAATGAAGCTCCCAAACAGTCCTTGTTGGACGATGATGAGAACGATGAAGACAATAACCAAAAACatggcaacaagaagaaacGTAAGGTTGCAATGAAGGCCAGCAAGAAGAGTAAGAAAAGAGGTAGAAAAAGCATGGACGGTTCATCTTTTGACTCTGATTGTGGTACATTATCAAGAGTTGGGTGGCTCAGAGTAGTACTAGATGAAGCTCAGACAATTAAAAATCATACAACACAGGTGGCAAGAGCCTGTTGCACTCTTCGAGCCAAGAGGAGGTGGTGTTTGTCTGGAACGCCAATTCAAAATACGATTGATGATCTATACAGCTATTTCAGGTTCCTTAGATATAATCCGTATGCCGTGTACAAGTCATTTTACCATACAATCAAGGTTCCGATTTCCAAAAGTTCTCTTCATGGTTACAAGAAGCTTCAAGCTGTTCTAAAGGCTATAATGCTGCGCCGTACCAAAG GAACATTGCTTGATGGGAAACCCATTATTAATCTACCTCCAAAGAAAATTAGTTTGAGCAAAGTGGACTTTTCAGTGGAGGAGCGCTCTTTCTACAAGAAGCTTGAAGCAGATTCACGATCACAATTCAAG GCTTATGCTGCTGCAGGAACTTTGGGCCAAAACTACGGAAATATTCTTCTGATGCTTTTGCGTCTACGCCAAGCGTGTGACCACCCACAACTTGTTAACGGATATAACTCAGATCCTCTTGGCAAAGAATCAGAAGAAGCGGTCGAAAGACTCCCGAGGGAGGCTCGAATCAACTTGCTCAATCGTTTAGAGTCATCATCCGCCATCTGCAATATATGTGATGTAAATGCAGA GATCCACCGGAAAACCCTGTTGTTACGATGTGTGGGCATGTATTTTGCTATCAGTGTGTTTCAGAACATATCACTGGGGATGAGAACGTGTGCCCTGTACGGAGATGCAGAGAAGACATTGGGCGTGATGTTGTTTTCTCTGAATCTTCCCTTAGAAAATGCATCACCAATGATACAGGATGTAGTTCTTCACAGGATAGATCAGCTCTTCGAAAAAGCGAGTTTAGTTCATCAAAAATTAAGGCTGTCCTAG
- the LOC106425163 gene encoding helicase-like transcription factor CHR27 isoform X1, protein MMESAIDISSGSSSDEEVSVEPIREEVKTRKNPPWLDGSTSFPQKVSSAANTQPKARPPNPASRYGASSYVSRPRDCSTGNDKSIVNSRTSSVPSGVDYEKKPPPSQQPLKRTLPPSFNTAPIPPRSATNSISHGNVGRFGADYSTSSAVRNKSAFGDRHRGAHSEIGIHRGMNGVRILPPSMTLGTSASSPLHYGGPSDPMHRVGVGEDMNSENDERLIYQAALQDLNQPKTEIDLPPGILSVPLMRHQKIALAWMFQKETTSLHCSGGILADDQGLGKTVSMIALILKQKFESQLKSEISTKGEAEILDLDADDELENAKHESKSHAKPELNSRNSETTVLSIKEEAEILDLDADDESENAKHESESRAKTELKVLTNSETTVLSVGDSDENDSSDTEKVKDEEASTSVREFKRKRPAAGTLVVCPASLVRQWARELDEKVSDESKLSVLVYHGGNRTKDPVELAKYDVVVTTYAIVTNEAPKQSLLDDDENDEDNNQKHGNKKKRKVAMKASKKSKKRGRKSMDGSSFDSDCGTLSRVGWLRVVLDEAQTIKNHTTQVARACCTLRAKRRWCLSGTPIQNTIDDLYSYFRFLRYNPYAVYKSFYHTIKVPISKSSLHGYKKLQAVLKAIMLRRTKGTLLDGKPIINLPPKKISLSKVDFSVEERSFYKKLEADSRSQFKAYAAAGTLGQNYGNILLMLLRLRQACDHPQLVNGYNSDPLGKESEEAVERLPREARINLLNRLESSSAICNICDDPPENPVVTMCGHVFCYQCVSEHITGDENVCPVRRCREDIGRDVVFSESSLRKCITNDTGCSSSQDRSALRKSEFSSSKIKAVLDILKSLSEHGQMPSSSSQPHDDDDVTIIEPTTLNSSSLSEGAIKTIVFSQWTGMLDLVELSFIENGIEFRRLDGTMSLAARDRAVKEFSNDPDVEVMLMSLKAGNLGLNMVAACHVILLDLWWNPTTEDQAIDRAHRIGQTRPVSVTRITIKGTVEDRILLLQEEKRKIVASAYGEEHGGSSATRLTVDDLKYLFMV, encoded by the exons ATGATGGAATCCGCTATCGATATTAGTTCAGGTAGTAGCAGCGATGAAGAGGTATCAGTAGAGCCCATTAGGGAAGAAGTTAAAACCAGGAAGAATCCCCCTTGGCTAGATG GCAGCACTAGTTTTCCTCAAAAGGTTTCCTCTGCTGCTAATACTCAACCTAAAGCCAGACCTCCAAATCCTGCTTCTCGCTATGGTGCCTCTAGTTATGTATCTCGCCCAAGAGACTGCTCTACAGGGAATGACAAGAGCATTGTTAACTCGAGGACTTCCAGTGTTCCTTCTGGTGTAGATTATGAGAAGAAGCCGCCACCTTCTCAACAACCTCTGAAAAGAACCCTTCCACCATCTTTTAATACGGCTCCTATTCCTCCAAGAAGTGCTACTAACAGTATAAGCCATGGCAACGTGGGTCGCTTTGGTGCGGACTATAGTACTAGTTCTGCTGTACGCAACAAGAGTGCGTTTGGTGATCGTCACCGTGGAGCTCATTCTGAGATAGGAATTCATCGTGGCATGAATGGGGTTAGGATCCTTCCTCCATCTATGACCCTTGGAACATCTGCATCCTCTCCGTTACATTATGGTGGCCCAAGCGATCCAATGCACAGGGTTGGCGTTGGTGAAGACATGAATTCTGAAAACGACGAGAGGTTGATCTATCAGGCTGCGCTACAG GATTTGAATCAACCCAAGACCGAGATTGATCTACCTCCTGGTATTCTTTCAGTTCCTCTTATGAGGCATCAG AAAATTGCATTGGCGTGGATGTTTCAGAAGGAAACAACTAGTTTGCACTGTTCGGGAGGGATATTAGCAGATGATCAG GGACTTGGTAAGACAGTTTCGATGATTGCTCTTATCCTGAAGCAAAAGTTTGAGTCACAATTGAAGTCTGAAATCTCAACCAAGGGAGAAGCTGAAATATTGGACCTGGATGCTGATGATGAGTTAGAAAATGCAAAGCATGAAAGTAAAAGTCATGCAAAACCAGAGCTCAATTCAAGGAACAGTGAGACCACGGTTCTGTCTATTAAGGAAGAAGCTGAAATATTGGATCTGGATGCTGATGATGAGTCAGAAAATGCAAAACATGAGAGTGAAAGTCGCGCAAAAACAGAGCTCAAGGTTTTAACCAACAGTGAGACCACGGTTCTGAGTGTTGGTGATAGTGATGAGAATGACAGTTCAGATACGGAGAAAGTCAAAGATGAAGAAGCGAGTACTTCAGTAAGGGAGTTTAAAAGAAAGAGACCAGCTGCTGGTACATTAGTTGTTTGTCCAGCGAGTCTTGTGAGGCAATGGGCAAGAGAGCTTGATGAGAAGGTTTCTGATGAATCTAAACTTTCTGTTTTAGTCTACCATGGTGGTAATAGGACCAAAGATCCTGTGGAGTTAGCAAAATATGATGTGGTTGTCACAACTTACGCCATTGTTACCAATGAAGCTCCCAAACAGTCCTTGTTGGACGATGATGAGAACGATGAAGACAATAACCAAAAACatggcaacaagaagaaacGTAAGGTTGCAATGAAGGCCAGCAAGAAGAGTAAGAAAAGAGGTAGAAAAAGCATGGACGGTTCATCTTTTGACTCTGATTGTGGTACATTATCAAGAGTTGGGTGGCTCAGAGTAGTACTAGATGAAGCTCAGACAATTAAAAATCATACAACACAGGTGGCAAGAGCCTGTTGCACTCTTCGAGCCAAGAGGAGGTGGTGTTTGTCTGGAACGCCAATTCAAAATACGATTGATGATCTATACAGCTATTTCAGGTTCCTTAGATATAATCCGTATGCCGTGTACAAGTCATTTTACCATACAATCAAGGTTCCGATTTCCAAAAGTTCTCTTCATGGTTACAAGAAGCTTCAAGCTGTTCTAAAGGCTATAATGCTGCGCCGTACCAAAG GAACATTGCTTGATGGGAAACCCATTATTAATCTACCTCCAAAGAAAATTAGTTTGAGCAAAGTGGACTTTTCAGTGGAGGAGCGCTCTTTCTACAAGAAGCTTGAAGCAGATTCACGATCACAATTCAAG GCTTATGCTGCTGCAGGAACTTTGGGCCAAAACTACGGAAATATTCTTCTGATGCTTTTGCGTCTACGCCAAGCGTGTGACCACCCACAACTTGTTAACGGATATAACTCAGATCCTCTTGGCAAAGAATCAGAAGAAGCGGTCGAAAGACTCCCGAGGGAGGCTCGAATCAACTTGCTCAATCGTTTAGAGTCATCATCCGCCATCTGCAATATATGTGAT GATCCACCGGAAAACCCTGTTGTTACGATGTGTGGGCATGTATTTTGCTATCAGTGTGTTTCAGAACATATCACTGGGGATGAGAACGTGTGCCCTGTACGGAGATGCAGAGAAGACATTGGGCGTGATGTTGTTTTCTCTGAATCTTCCCTTAGAAAATGCATCACCAATGATACAGGATGTAGTTCTTCACAGGATAGATCAGCTCTTCGAAAAAGCGAGTTTAGTTCATCAAAAATTAAGGCTGTCCTAGATATTCTGAAATCGCTTTCCGAACATGGTCAAatgccttcttcttcctcacagCCACATGATGATGACGATGTTACCATTATAGAGCCGACGACTCTTAACTCATCTTCACTTAGCGAGGGGGCAATAAAGACGATAGTGTTCTCTCAGTGGACGGGTATGCTTGACTTGGTTGAGCTGAGTTTTATTGAAAATGGTATTGAATTCAGAAGATTAGATGGAACAATGAGTCTAGCAGCAAGAGACAGGGCTGTAAAAGAATTCAGCAATGATCCAGAT GTAGAGGTGATGCTGATGTCGCTAAAAGCTGGAAACCTTGGGTTGAATATGGTAGCTGCATGTCATGTTATTCTTCTGGATCTTTGGTGGAATCCAACAACCGAAGATCAAGCTATTGATCGTGCACATCGTATTGGTCAAACTCGGCCAGTTAGTGTAACTCGCATCACTATAAAAGGCACCGTGGAGGATAGAATTTTGTTACTTCAG GAAGAGAAAAGGAAGATTGTTGCATCTGCGTATGGTGAAGAGCATGGTGGAAGCTCTGCCACTCGACTGACAGTTGACGATCTCAAGTATCTTTTTATGGTGTAG